A single genomic interval of Danio aesculapii chromosome 5, fDanAes4.1, whole genome shotgun sequence harbors:
- the LOC130228585 gene encoding leucine-rich repeat neuronal protein 4 isoform X3 — MASTQNATRPRSPHSEAMRDYDEYDEETTTASPRSSSTGALELNPCDYDMCVEQRQTCMELAEVENCLCPGLSDLFTRPSPPRISDLIQQGGRGVEVNWCAPTSLISSYNVRVKGNGKVISSRVVEQHKRALVLEDVEAGAVVCVEAENNGGISDQSCANFEPKLSDSGLALKLGIIGGVVGLILLLILALLLWRHKKRQKLTARSETEGVL, encoded by the exons ATGG CCTCAACTCAAAATGCCACTCGACCCCGTTCCCCCCACTCTGAAGCGATGAGGGATTATGATGAATATGATGAAGAAACCACCACAGCATCCCCCAGATCATCTTCCACCGGCGCTCTCGAACTCAACCCGTGTGACTATGACATGTGTGTAGAGCAGCGGCAAACCTGCATGGAGCTGGCAGAGGTGGAAAACTGCCTCTGCCCAGGTTTGAGTGATCTCTTCACGCGCCCGAGCCCCCCGCGCATCTCCGATCTGATTCAACAGGGTGGCAGAGGAGTTGAGGTGAACTGGTGTGCTCCCACCTCCTTGATCTCCAGCTACAATGTCCGGGTAAAAGGCAACGGCAAAGTTATCAGTAGTAGGGTGGTGGAACAGCACAAGAGGGCGCTGGTGTTGGAGGATGTGGAGGCTGGAGCAGTGGTGTGTGTAGAAGCGGAGAATAATGGTGGCATCAGTGACCAATCATGTGCCAACTTTGAACCCAAGCTTTCAGATTCTGGATTAGCCCTGAAACTGGGCATTATTGGAGGAGTGGTGGGACTCATTCTACTGCTGATTCTGGCTCTGCTGTTGTGGAGACATAAAAAACGACAGAAATTAACAGCCCGGAGTGAGACAGAGGGGGTCCTGTGA
- the LOC130228585 gene encoding leucine-rich repeat neuronal protein 4 isoform X2, whose translation MGVMLVCGRPVTLLFLISFLHFSFVSSSSSASTQNATRPRSPHSEAMRDYDEYDEETTTASPRSSSTGALELNPCDYDMCVEQRQTCMELAEVENCLCPGLSDLFTRPSPPRISDLIQQGGRGVEVNWCAPTSLISSYNVRVKGNGKVISSRVVEQHKRALVLEDVEAGAVVCVEAENNGGISDQSCANFEPKLSDSGLALKLGIIGGVVGLILLLILALLLWRHKKRQKLTARSETEGVL comes from the exons ATGG GAGTCATGTTGGTGTGTGGACGTCCCGTCACCCTTCTCTTCCTCATCAGCTTTCTCCACTTTTCTTTTGTGTCATCATCTTCCTCAGCCTCAACTCAAAATGCCACTCGACCCCGTTCCCCCCACTCTGAAGCGATGAGGGATTATGATGAATATGATGAAGAAACCACCACAGCATCCCCCAGATCATCTTCCACCGGCGCTCTCGAACTCAACCCGTGTGACTATGACATGTGTGTAGAGCAGCGGCAAACCTGCATGGAGCTGGCAGAGGTGGAAAACTGCCTCTGCCCAGGTTTGAGTGATCTCTTCACGCGCCCGAGCCCCCCGCGCATCTCCGATCTGATTCAACAGGGTGGCAGAGGAGTTGAGGTGAACTGGTGTGCTCCCACCTCCTTGATCTCCAGCTACAATGTCCGGGTAAAAGGCAACGGCAAAGTTATCAGTAGTAGGGTGGTGGAACAGCACAAGAGGGCGCTGGTGTTGGAGGATGTGGAGGCTGGAGCAGTGGTGTGTGTAGAAGCGGAGAATAATGGTGGCATCAGTGACCAATCATGTGCCAACTTTGAACCCAAGCTTTCAGATTCTGGATTAGCCCTGAAACTGGGCATTATTGGAGGAGTGGTGGGACTCATTCTACTGCTGATTCTGGCTCTGCTGTTGTGGAGACATAAAAAACGACAGAAATTAACAGCCCGGAGTGAGACAGAGGGGGTCCTGTGA
- the LOC130228585 gene encoding leucine-rich repeat neuronal protein 4 isoform X1, which yields MAGVMLVCGRPVTLLFLISFLHFSFVSSSSSASTQNATRPRSPHSEAMRDYDEYDEETTTASPRSSSTGALELNPCDYDMCVEQRQTCMELAEVENCLCPGLSDLFTRPSPPRISDLIQQGGRGVEVNWCAPTSLISSYNVRVKGNGKVISSRVVEQHKRALVLEDVEAGAVVCVEAENNGGISDQSCANFEPKLSDSGLALKLGIIGGVVGLILLLILALLLWRHKKRQKLTARSETEGVL from the exons ATGG caGGAGTCATGTTGGTGTGTGGACGTCCCGTCACCCTTCTCTTCCTCATCAGCTTTCTCCACTTTTCTTTTGTGTCATCATCTTCCTCAGCCTCAACTCAAAATGCCACTCGACCCCGTTCCCCCCACTCTGAAGCGATGAGGGATTATGATGAATATGATGAAGAAACCACCACAGCATCCCCCAGATCATCTTCCACCGGCGCTCTCGAACTCAACCCGTGTGACTATGACATGTGTGTAGAGCAGCGGCAAACCTGCATGGAGCTGGCAGAGGTGGAAAACTGCCTCTGCCCAGGTTTGAGTGATCTCTTCACGCGCCCGAGCCCCCCGCGCATCTCCGATCTGATTCAACAGGGTGGCAGAGGAGTTGAGGTGAACTGGTGTGCTCCCACCTCCTTGATCTCCAGCTACAATGTCCGGGTAAAAGGCAACGGCAAAGTTATCAGTAGTAGGGTGGTGGAACAGCACAAGAGGGCGCTGGTGTTGGAGGATGTGGAGGCTGGAGCAGTGGTGTGTGTAGAAGCGGAGAATAATGGTGGCATCAGTGACCAATCATGTGCCAACTTTGAACCCAAGCTTTCAGATTCTGGATTAGCCCTGAAACTGGGCATTATTGGAGGAGTGGTGGGACTCATTCTACTGCTGATTCTGGCTCTGCTGTTGTGGAGACATAAAAAACGACAGAAATTAACAGCCCGGAGTGAGACAGAGGGGGTCCTGTGA